Proteins from a single region of Starkeya sp. ORNL1:
- a CDS encoding LysR family transcriptional regulator, translated as MDQIAAMRAFVRVVEAGTFTRAADLLDMPKPTLTKLVQQLESHLRTQLLNRTTRRVGVTPDGAAYYERAVALLNDLDELDGSMARSQASPQGRLRVDVGTALALHIIIPALADFHERYPDIQIDLGVSDRPVDLIGENVDVAIRGGELLDPTLIARRIAEIELITCATPAYLARHGEPKHPHDLENGHRSVNFFSPRTGRNFPFSFARGNEYYEFTPPHALSVNDSVAYVTSGLAGLGVAQMPVFMVQDQIAAGTLTHILPDWKAESVVIYVVYSPNRHLSSRLRVFVDWIAEIFSTSAVLRRR; from the coding sequence ATGGACCAGATTGCTGCAATGCGGGCGTTCGTGCGGGTGGTCGAGGCCGGCACCTTCACGCGCGCCGCCGACCTGCTCGACATGCCGAAGCCGACGCTCACCAAACTGGTACAACAGCTCGAATCGCATTTGCGTACGCAGCTCCTGAACCGCACCACGCGCCGGGTCGGGGTGACGCCGGACGGAGCTGCCTATTACGAGCGAGCTGTCGCTTTGCTGAACGATCTCGACGAGCTCGACGGCAGCATGGCGCGCTCGCAGGCGAGCCCGCAGGGCCGGCTCAGGGTCGATGTCGGCACCGCCCTGGCGCTGCACATCATCATTCCGGCGCTGGCGGATTTCCACGAACGCTATCCCGATATCCAGATCGACCTCGGCGTTTCCGACCGGCCGGTCGACCTGATCGGCGAGAATGTCGATGTCGCAATCCGTGGTGGGGAACTGTTGGATCCGACACTGATCGCGCGGCGCATCGCCGAAATCGAGCTGATCACCTGCGCGACGCCGGCCTATCTCGCCCGCCATGGCGAGCCGAAGCATCCGCACGACCTGGAGAACGGCCACCGCTCGGTGAATTTCTTCAGCCCGCGCACCGGGCGGAACTTCCCGTTCAGCTTCGCGCGGGGCAATGAGTATTACGAGTTCACCCCGCCGCACGCGCTCTCGGTGAACGATTCCGTCGCCTATGTCACTTCCGGGCTCGCCGGTCTCGGCGTGGCGCAGATGCCGGTGTTCATGGTGCAGGACCAGATTGCCGCCGGCACGCTCACGCACATCTTGCCGGACTGGAAGGCCGAGAGCGTCGTGATCTATGTGGTCTATTCGCCCAACCGGCACTTGAGCAGCCGGCTGCGCGTCTTCGT
- a CDS encoding alpha/beta hydrolase fold domain-containing protein, protein MSLSVPGNWTEDSLRIGENAELRVRVYRAAGTPRSAPLVFHLHSGAFVAGCLACGEPVASLIASAGATVVSADYPLAPEHRFPEALNLTFAGLRALYKERAKWAGRGSPLFVAGEEAGANIAAALALMARDQGAPPLAGQILLSPMLDPCLSTRSIRDAQAGSVGCKWADGWHRYLGTADKGAHPYAAPLGSRRLQNLAPALVVTADDDPLRDESVAYAKRLVACEVDVREIVLPGPTNWPDALGLRPNVEPDWMGPVGRLITEFLADPLGSAASVHTEHSIRA, encoded by the coding sequence ATGTCGTTGAGCGTGCCTGGGAACTGGACCGAGGACAGCCTGCGCATCGGCGAGAACGCCGAGCTGCGCGTGCGCGTCTATCGTGCCGCCGGCACGCCGCGCTCGGCGCCACTGGTGTTCCATCTGCACAGCGGCGCCTTTGTTGCCGGTTGCCTCGCCTGTGGCGAGCCGGTGGCATCGCTGATCGCCAGCGCCGGCGCTACCGTGGTGTCCGCCGACTATCCGCTGGCGCCCGAGCATCGCTTCCCCGAGGCGCTGAACCTCACCTTCGCCGGGCTGCGCGCACTCTATAAGGAGCGGGCGAAATGGGCGGGCCGCGGCTCGCCGCTGTTCGTCGCCGGCGAAGAGGCCGGCGCCAACATCGCTGCCGCGCTCGCCTTGATGGCGCGCGACCAGGGTGCGCCGCCGCTCGCCGGGCAGATCCTGCTCTCGCCGATGCTCGACCCCTGCCTCTCCACGCGCTCGATCCGTGATGCGCAGGCCGGCTCGGTCGGCTGCAAATGGGCGGATGGCTGGCACCGCTATCTCGGCACTGCCGACAAGGGCGCGCACCCTTACGCCGCGCCGCTCGGCTCGCGCCGCCTGCAGAATCTGGCGCCGGCGCTGGTCGTCACCGCCGACGACGATCCGCTGCGTGACGAGAGCGTCGCCTACGCCAAGCGGCTTGTCGCCTGCGAGGTCGATGTCCGCGAAATCGTGTTGCCGGGGCCGACCAATTGGCCGGACGCTCTCGGCCTTCGACCCAATGTCGAGCCTGACTGGATGGGTCCGGTCGGCCGGCTGATCACCGAATTCCTGGCGGATCCGCTCGGGTCCGCCGCATCCGTACATACCGAACACAGCATTCGGGCCTGA
- a CDS encoding efflux RND transporter periplasmic adaptor subunit: protein MSTKSLRSRLLGTGLALSLTVGMGGAFLVSWPSQVAQATDPAPAAAPQGTPVSVSVVQPRDAMSWDEFSGRLEAVERVDVRSRVAGAVEIVHFREGALVKAGDLLVTIDQEPFKAELDGAEAQAAAAEARVSLTKNELERGQRLVDARVVSVQDLDNRTNNYKEAQANLRAAQAAVQTAKLNLGYTEVRAPVAGRVGRLEITVGNLVAAGPGAPVLTNLVSVDPIYVSFNADEEAVNRAMTSLGEAAGSTDAFARIPVEITTATSGKSVRGHLQLVDNQVDASTGTFRMRAVFDNPDGRLIPGQFARVKMGRAKTEPALVINERAVGTDQDKKFVFVVDGDSKAAYREVKLGPPADNLRVVASGLKAGERIVVNGLQRVRPGALLAPQEVPMDAASAATQDKTKVAGG, encoded by the coding sequence ATGAGCACCAAGTCACTTCGCAGTCGCCTGCTCGGCACCGGCCTTGCCCTCAGCCTCACCGTCGGCATGGGCGGCGCGTTCCTCGTCAGCTGGCCGAGCCAGGTGGCGCAGGCGACCGACCCCGCCCCCGCCGCCGCCCCGCAAGGCACCCCGGTCTCGGTCTCGGTGGTGCAACCGCGCGACGCCATGTCCTGGGATGAGTTCTCCGGTCGCCTCGAGGCGGTGGAGCGCGTCGATGTTCGCTCGCGCGTCGCCGGTGCGGTCGAGATCGTGCATTTCCGCGAGGGCGCGCTGGTCAAGGCGGGCGACCTGCTCGTCACCATCGACCAGGAACCCTTCAAGGCCGAGCTCGACGGCGCCGAGGCCCAGGCCGCCGCCGCCGAGGCGCGGGTGTCGCTGACCAAGAACGAACTCGAGCGCGGCCAGCGCCTGGTCGACGCCAGGGTGGTGTCGGTGCAGGATCTCGATAACCGCACCAACAACTACAAGGAGGCGCAGGCCAATCTGCGCGCCGCCCAGGCTGCGGTGCAGACCGCCAAGCTGAATCTCGGCTATACCGAGGTCCGCGCCCCGGTCGCCGGTCGCGTCGGCCGGCTGGAGATCACCGTCGGCAATCTCGTCGCCGCCGGCCCTGGCGCGCCGGTACTGACCAATCTGGTCTCGGTCGATCCGATCTATGTCAGCTTCAATGCGGATGAAGAGGCGGTCAATCGGGCGATGACCTCGCTCGGCGAGGCAGCCGGCTCGACCGACGCCTTCGCCCGCATCCCTGTGGAGATCACCACCGCGACCAGCGGCAAGTCGGTGCGCGGCCATCTCCAGCTGGTCGACAATCAGGTCGATGCCTCGACCGGCACCTTCCGCATGCGCGCGGTATTCGACAATCCCGACGGGCGACTGATCCCGGGGCAGTTCGCCCGGGTGAAGATGGGTCGCGCCAAGACCGAGCCGGCGCTGGTCATCAATGAGCGTGCGGTCGGCACCGACCAGGACAAGAAGTTCGTCTTCGTGGTCGATGGCGACAGCAAGGCAGCCTATCGCGAGGTCAAGCTCGGCCCGCCCGCCGACAATCTCCGCGTGGTCGCCAGCGGCCTGAAGGCCGGCGAGCGCATCGTCGTGAACGGGTTGCAGCGCGTACGCCCGGGTGCCCTGCTCGCGCCCCAGGAAGTGCCGATGGACGCCGCCAGCGCCGCCACGCAGGACAAGACCAAGGTGGCGGGGGGCTGA